Below is a window of Raphanus sativus cultivar WK10039 unplaced genomic scaffold, ASM80110v3 Scaffold3408, whole genome shotgun sequence DNA.
TAACACGGTTTTATGATAAAGTCTTGGAACCATCAGGCTTCTAATCGAAGTCTTGTTTCTCCAGGTACCGAGGAAGCTAGGGCGGATCCAAAGGGACCAGCTAAATGTTGTGTGatgtgaagagagagagagagagaagttggAGGGAACCACGGTCAATTTGTATTAATAGAAGggataatgtatatataaaaacatcatttgAAGCTTTTGATATTTGCCTACGACTTGAATGTTATAATGTTGTTTGAGATTCTATATATTTGTCCACCAAAAATAGGTGATTATGACCCTAATTAACTTTCTCTTCTTAGTTTGTAATTTGTGGATGAGTTCTTACAATAACTTACTCAGTACCAGAAAAGAGAAGTTTCTAAAGAACATAACAAAGTTCGTTTGTAATTACACAACACGAATAACAAACCTATTCTTGATTTGCATCAAAGATTTTGTCTAGGAGATTGATTAACACATCAAACTTGAAAATAAATAGCGTGAATAAATAATACATGATCAACATTCTCATTGGTGATCTAAAGGTTCCACAGCAGTCTTGAATAGAAGAACATAAACCTTGTCGATCTGGAAATATATGAATCCTCCAACGGAATGAGTCACGTATGAACCAAAGCTGGTCCCAACAATGCAGTGCCATGCAGGGCCATATGCAGAATCGAAGTCCTGCAATGGTAAGAACAGACAGGAACTTTTGTTTCATGAGTAGAGCAAAAGTAAAGTGTATATACATCTGATACATTTGAACAAAATCTCAAGTTGGAAGAAAACGAAGAGATAAGAGAGAACCACAAGAAAGGTACAAGTCATAACAATAGAAACTGACTCGGACACCAATCATTAGAGCTAAGAACGGTACCGACTTCAGAGAGTAGTAAACACTGATACAAACAGAAAGCGACTCTGCTAACAGATAAGAacactgattttttattttttttaaaatacttaaaccaCTTTGTGAAACCAATCTAAACCCTCTCTCCTTCCACTAAGATCACTAAGAGTTTGCAACTTTCATAATGCCTTCTACTACCTCTATTCAAATATGCGGAATTGAGGAACTTCACAAATTCAAAAGTAAACACCTGAGCCATGTACAATCACATGGGGACATTAACAGCACAGAAACAAGTCATGGCTCTAAAGTCAGCTCAAACAACCATCTCAATAAGCAGGCAGTAAAGAACATCCAGTTTCCAAGACTTATATCACAAAGAGATGCAtactatcatcatcatcctcgcAATAAGCCAAGTTAAGTGGACTAACAAAAGCTACTACAAACGGAAAACACAACAATGGAACAAAAATGAATGCAACCTAATGAGACCAGAGTTTACAGAAAGAATGCGAATTGAGACGTAGCCCTAGTACCCAAATAGAATTAGCTAGCGCACACTACTTGATTCTGTGTCAACACTAACTCCACAGTACCTGATGCGAATAAAGATGCGATTTTTGAAGTAAAAGATGTAAACCTTTTTAAGGGCGAGAGCGAGTCGTTTGTTGTCGGCCTTTCCAGGAGTAGCATTCAAGAGCTCACGGGACAAACTGAAGGCTCTGTTTTGCACTGACAGAGGCATGTCGGAAGCTCGAACTCGGACATTGAACTCGTCTTTCTGCTCCTGCTCCTCTTtagccttcttcttctgctgTATCAAGCTGTTCAAGAACTTGCTTCTTCTCTCTAGTTCCAGCTCAACTCCTTCCATGTTTCTCGCTCTCACTCACACCACTCAGCTAGGGTCTCGTTTTGCTCCTATTAGTCGGAAAAAACAAAGCTAGGGACTAGGGAGTACTTaattgttgttcaaaaaaaaaaaagggagtaCTTAATTAGTTCGGTAACTGTTTACGAGGGAACACCATCTGTTCGACAAAAATGtctgtgagagagagagtgagagaggcCCATTGATGTAATGTGCAACCAAGAAGGCCTAACCATTTTATATAACTAGCTGAATTAACTcagattatttgttttaaattgtgTGGCACAAAACAACGAAAGATTGTGTTGTTGTATTTATTCTTCTTGGTTACATCTGGTAAATTCAACTTTCCGACTTGGAGGCTAACCTCAACATGTTGAGGTCTCAGTAAAGTTTATGTAAATAGATTAAACTTGCAATAATAACAAAATCTTATATCATGTAGTAATAGATGTAAAACAAGAGAGAACAAAACCGAGAAAGACAAAATCCATACACGTATAAAGCTCTTCACGATAATTCAGGAACTCGGCAAGCAGGATTGTTCAAGATTccgaaaagaaaatatgaagtTATCAAGAGACATTATTATTTCACATAGTGAGAGAACAGAAAGTGTATCCCGTTAGACGCAAGACAGAAGTGTATGATTTGGGTTCGTTGCCTTCTTAAGTTATGACGGTGGGGGCTGATCGGCCAGTGAACTCCTCCATCTTGGACAGCTTCAGAGCTATGTCAACCTGTCAATCACAACACATCAAAACAACAATGAGAGCAAACCCcttttggttttagtttatgGAGGGATATTTGAAAAGGTTTTCTGACCAGAGGAGACAGAGCTTCCTGGGACTCTCGTCCTATTTTAGAAGCATCCTTCTCGTACTGTTCAATGTAGAGTCTGATGGTTGCTCCTTCCGAGCCAGTTCCAGACAGACGGAAAAccttcattttattttagatagaACAAGTCAGGAATAATCAAATGTTAAACATGTGTTGTATTATGACTATCTCTTCCTTTGTTCTTAGCTGATACGCCTAAAGAGACCCGAAaccgaagaaaaaaaaaagatgggaCTTACAAGTCGTGATCCATCCTCAAACAGGTAACGGATTCCCTGGTGCTTTGAGATAGATCCGTCAACTGGATCTTTGTACTCGAACTCATCCGCACTGGAGACATTCGCCACGTCCGAGCGGATTCCTTTCACAATcctgaatcaaatcaaaagagaggAATAGATTAGAAAGGAATAATACAGAGTACCAAACTGATGAGTGTGAAGGTATGTAGAGAAGTGGAAGCGTGCGTTACTTGTTGACTTCAGGAATTGAAGATTGCAATTTGACCAAATGCTCCATCAGCTCCTTAGCTTTACCTGCGTCCACATTCTTTGGGGACACATTTCAAGATATCACAAAAGGGTTTTTGCTGTTTGTTCCGCATAATACAATCATTAAACTAAGCAACTTGTTACCTCGTAGTCGTAACGAGTGTAGTAGTGACGGCCATAGGTAGCCCAGTGCTGGCGGACAATGTCTTCAACCATCACCAGTTTAGTGTCACCGTCAATGCTATCCTTGTTCTTGTGAGCCAGTATGGACATCCACGCAAGAACTGCCCATATCCCATCTTTCTCACGGATATGATCGGAGCCTGTGAAACATCTTTTTTCAGAACCGTAcagattttgtttttgaagttatttacagACGTGTGAGTGTGGAAATAGAAACTAACCAGTTCCAAAactttcttccccacagacggaaCACATCCCGGCATCCATCAGATTACCAAAAAACTTCCAGCCTGTTGGAACCTGATATGTGATTTTATCAGAGATGTTATCAAATTTACAGTGTTCCGAGGAAAGCTATATAGAGGTT
It encodes the following:
- the LOC130506559 gene encoding dynein light chain 1, cytoplasmic-like, with the translated sequence MEGVELELERRSKFLNSLIQQKKKAKEEQEQKDEFNVRVRASDMPLSVQNRAFSLSRELLNATPGKADNKRLALALKKDFDSAYGPAWHCIVGTSFGSYVTHSVGGFIYFQIDKVYVLLFKTAVEPLDHQ